The Henckelia pumila isolate YLH828 chromosome 2, ASM3356847v2, whole genome shotgun sequence genome includes a window with the following:
- the LOC140883454 gene encoding DNA N(6)-methyladenine demethylase ALKBH1D-like, with amino-acid sequence MNRGGGRRGGQRGKSPRSAGYYRPVGVQSDNASLGNESGSSHVGLRRSEMTGVGGVTKQFGEISVSDSTCKLNSALRGVGNVTPNVGYGIVVHNVREAQTQSPNLSEVSTKSDSSDSWIQYPGVGIENCSLSYNSWESPDCRTHHTKEPSQIMVPILSDGQSPLEGQRGTSAESDGKLKNSTCRQKSSGFDICPGRSASGVKLKRSLLEKNREKRNEKKSHIEGHNIDILRPGMVLLRGFLSLRDQVKLIKTCHDLGLGLGGFYQPGYSDGAKLHLKMMCLGKNWDPETSMYSDERPIDGAKPPGIPDVFHQLVEGAIEECHTYLESCAKVRHAKDVLPSMSPNICIVNFYAESGKLGLHQDKDESKESLHKGLPVVSFSIGDSADFLYGDERSIDKAEKVVLKSGDVLIFGGESRHIFHGVTTINPGTAPAALLEETNFRPGRLNLTFREY; translated from the exons ATGAATCGCGGCGGCGGAAGACGCGGAGGCCAGAGAGGAAAATCTCCACGTTCAGCCGGTTACTACAGACCT GTTGGAGTTCAATCTGATAATGCTTCACTTGGGAATGAAAGTGGATCCTCACATGTTGGATTGCGAAGGTCGGAAATGACTGGGGTCGGTGGTGTAACGAAGCAGTTTGGCGAAATCTCAGTATCAGATAGTACATGTAAGCTTAACTCTGCCCTTCGTGGTGTTGGGAACGTAACTCCTAATGTGGGATATGGAATAGTTGTTCATAATGTGCGAGAAGCTCAAACTCAGAGCCCGAACTTGTCTGAGGTGTCAACAAAATCAGATTCGAGCGATAGCTGGATTCAGTATCCAGGGGTAGGAATTGAAAATTGTAGTTTATCGTACAATAGCTGGGAGTCTCCTGATTGTAGGACACATCATACAAAGGAGCCTTCCCAGATTATGGTACCCATTTTGTCGGACGGGCAATCACCTCTGGAAGGTCAAAGAGGGACAAGTGCTGAAAGTGATGGTAAGCTAAAGAATTCCACTTGCCGGCAAAAAAGTTCCGGTTTTGATATCTGCCCGGGGAGAAGTGCCAGCGGTGTTAAGCTGAAACGCTCTCTACTTGAAAAAAATAGAGAAAAGAGGAATGAAAAGAAGAGCCATATTGAAGGACACAACATCGACATATTGAGGCCTGGCATGGTTCTCTTGAGGGGTTTCCTCTCCTTACGGGATCAG GTGAAATTGATAAAAACCTGCCACGATCTTGGTCTTGGCTTGGGTGGTTTCTACCAACCTGGTTACAGTGATGGAGCCAAGCTACATTTGAAGATGATGTGCCTTGGTAAAAATTGGGATCCTGAGACAAGTATGTATAGTGATGAAAGGCCCATTGATGGAGCGAAACCTCCCGGTATTCCTGATGTGTTTCACCAGTTGGTCGAAGGAGCGATTGAGGAGTGCCATACTTATTTAGAATCATGTGCTAAAGTAAGGCATGCAAAAGATGTTCTTCCCTCAATGTCACCAAACATTTGCATTGTCAACTTTTATGCAGAGAGTGGCAAGCTTGGTCTCCATCAG GATAAAGATGAAAGTAAAGAGAGTCTACACAAAGGACTACCCGTTGTCTCTTTCTCCATTGGTGATTCTGCTGACTTTCTATATGGGGACGAGAGAAGCATTGATAAGGCAGAGAAGGTCGTTTTGAAGTCAGGGGATGTCTTAATTTTTGGTGGCGAATCAAGGCATATATTTCATGGAGTGACCACAATAAATCCTGGCACTGCTCCTGCAGCTCTTTTGGAGGAAACTAATTTTAGACCTGGTCGTCTAAATCTCACTTTCAGAGAGTATTGA
- the LOC140878725 gene encoding uncharacterized protein → MGKKSEALSQNLDCCENLLQEFQKSRMKLDLVTNALNSSGLAGWNAPTPGTLQLEVEACVNDNLQQYGVGGAIKYFTGRILQAFGQRIATPSSVAEGELIAIHEGLKSVHARGLRRCRVVFDSLIYVQGVTKSKEDYHYTGARVYQIKILIDETEMELRHFSCTSKSTAHALALFASCVGT, encoded by the coding sequence ATGGGAAAGAAAAGTGAAGCCCTGAGCCAAAATCTGGATTGCTGCGAGAATCTACTCCAGGAGTTTCAAAAATCAAGAATGAAACTAGACTTAGTGACCAATGCTTTGAATTCTTCAGGGTTAGCAGGTTGGAATGCCCCAACACCAGGAACCTTGCAACTCGAGGTAGAAGCATGTGTAAACGATAATCTACAGCAGTATGGTGTTGGAGGAGCTATAAAGTACTTCACGGGAAGAATTCTACAAGCATTTGGACAGCGAATTGCAACACCTTCATCAGTGGCTGAGGGTGAACTTATTGCGATTCATGAAGGACTCAAATCCGTTCATGCTAGAGGACTACGGCGTTGCAGGGTTGTTTTCGACTCTTTAATCTATGTGCAAGGAGTCACGAAGAGCAAGGAGGATTATCACTATACAGGAGCTAGGGTTTATCAGATCAAAATTCTTATAGATGAAACAGAAATGGAGTTACGTCATTTTAGCTGTACTTCGAAATCAACTGCTCATGCTTTAGCTCTTTTTGCTTCTTGTGTGGGAACATGA
- the LOC140878727 gene encoding uncharacterized protein translates to MDSLRGLPWLVGGDFNEICSNSEKVGGHPRAESQMDKFRETLDVCSLQDLHCGGEFFTWTNRRIGDNFVMERLDRFTGTFDWRMMYPTARIQSFEFYHSDHRPIVLELRGISGVNIVQIMSGQKLYTFEHMWVLDDDCSSMVAMGWNAAPTDAPIHT, encoded by the coding sequence ATGGACAGCTTAAGGGGACTCCCGTGGTTGGTGGGAGGAGATTTCAACGAAATATGTTCTAATAGTGAGAAAGTTGGTGGTCATCCAAGAGCAGAATCACAGATGGATAAGTTTCGAGAAACCTTAGATGTATGCTCCCTTCAAGATCTCCACTGTGGGGGTGAGTTCTTCACTTGGACTAACCGAAGAATAGGGGATAACTTTGTCATGGAGCGTCTGGACAGGTTTACTGGCACTTTTGACTGGAGAATGATGTACCCTACAGCTCGAATACAATCATTTGAATTTTATCATTCTGATCATAGGCCTATTGTATTGGAACTAAGGGGAATAAGCGGGGTAAACATAGTACAGATTATGTCAGGCCAAAAACTCTACACTTTTGAGCATATGTGGGTTTTGGATGATGACTGTTCATCAATGGTCGCAATGGGATGGAATGCAGCTCCTACGGATGCACCTATACATACTTGA